Proteins encoded within one genomic window of Kibdelosporangium phytohabitans:
- a CDS encoding conjugal transfer protein, which produces MTIAVAGILAIADRVTDWITPPAPPSNAAAAVSDSDLGGFASTAATDYLSWTTEDRDRRRAVLARYAAPSLSVDGWAGDGRQWADSPAVVAITRADPTRAVVTVRVRVTPYVPERADQSSPVPPNASSSTPNGPADRGGDTASAGIVQSPGWRPGSARWVAVAMPVGVVADRLAMVQRPALVGTPSVDVSTASSLGPAPVEDTASRSTREVVTKMLTAYATGDLEFIRASGSRLAGLGGAAELGQVTSWALHPGEDGDSRQGMATVTWRLSGGAGSLTCAYILRLREQDGRWYLAGLSVPVDGVPG; this is translated from the coding sequence GTGACGATCGCTGTTGCGGGCATCCTGGCCATTGCCGACCGCGTTACTGACTGGATCACCCCTCCGGCACCACCCTCCAACGCCGCGGCGGCCGTCAGCGACTCGGATCTGGGTGGATTCGCATCCACCGCCGCGACGGACTACTTGTCTTGGACCACAGAGGATCGGGACCGGCGCCGCGCGGTACTGGCGCGATACGCGGCTCCCTCGCTGTCGGTCGACGGGTGGGCCGGCGACGGCCGCCAATGGGCGGATTCTCCAGCCGTGGTGGCCATCACCCGCGCCGATCCGACGCGCGCTGTCGTGACGGTACGCGTGCGCGTCACCCCGTATGTGCCGGAACGAGCTGATCAGTCAAGTCCTGTGCCGCCCAACGCGTCGTCGTCGACGCCGAACGGGCCCGCTGATCGCGGTGGTGACACCGCCAGTGCGGGAATCGTCCAGTCGCCCGGATGGCGGCCCGGTTCGGCACGGTGGGTCGCTGTCGCGATGCCGGTTGGTGTGGTCGCCGACCGGCTGGCGATGGTCCAGCGACCGGCGCTCGTGGGTACGCCGAGCGTCGACGTGTCAACGGCGTCGTCCCTGGGCCCGGCACCAGTCGAGGACACCGCGTCGCGTAGCACTCGCGAGGTCGTCACCAAGATGCTGACCGCTTACGCCACAGGAGACCTGGAGTTCATCCGAGCGTCCGGATCCCGACTGGCCGGTCTCGGCGGAGCGGCAGAACTGGGGCAAGTCACGTCCTGGGCGCTCCACCCCGGCGAGGATGGAGACTCACGGCAGGGCATGGCAACCGTGACCTGGCGATTGAGCGGGGGCGCCGGATCCTTGACGTGCGCCTACATCCTGCGGTTGCGTGAGCAGGACGGACGCTGGTACCTGGCCGGGCTGTCAGTGCCCGTGGACGGGGTGCCGGGATGA
- a CDS encoding helix-turn-helix domain-containing protein encodes MSGTAPGFGTDATFGGLLRELRKAKGWSLRELAAEVRYDHGYLGKLERGQKPPTPEAARACDRALNGEGRLLAMLAARPAQLPPVVSGFVGRSTELDTIRNVLRRDSPAGAPPVLLVSGPPGSGKTTLALKAAHDTAALYPDGQLYVDLRGYGPATSTPLRTDTALEEFLRALDVSHMPRSLAEKTALYRSILSHKRMLIVLDNAADLASVQPLLPASSSCATLLTSRTDLAGLTLRHAGDRITLGRMSLMESLALLRTVLGRRVDREYSAARALVDLCGRLPLAVRIAAQRAAGALPQPLTDLVNELGEEHRRLDALSLAGDESLAMRAVISWSYQKLEPEAAVVFRHLAAHRGPDLSVAAAAALVGASVRHTRPLLRTLASHHLIEPISYDRFRLHDLLRAFAASHHDQDDVSSSRADAAVRLVRWYLRSMRQASQALAPHTASGCPAFRDEALGEHETFTDDTAALAWCDAETGNLVPVIVLALEVGQADVAWQLALATRPWLDVRQQRISDALGILNAGVSAARHAHNSAAWARLEILRGNVLRVNGELDTAAHAYTTAVSTLRNSDTTHGLPEALLGVALIALEHATVASDTASVGANGQSEPLDPDSSSTELTSAREAAREALRLFLWHDDRRGAAEAMSVLADSDRVDDSTVGDPDRAHKQLTAALRMIENLDRAHPTRGNIHVRLSELLFSRGEFDAALQHVRSAVVAYRAAQDRFGVADARVREAEICQRLGNTTAMRAALSEAWQLYVEVLDVRATAIGRRLQATTPRSVQSTDVSLAEPPLKPGAGGSTGVELRRRATDSPSPSASTCP; translated from the coding sequence ATGAGCGGCACGGCACCGGGCTTCGGCACGGACGCCACGTTCGGCGGCTTGTTACGAGAGCTTCGGAAGGCCAAAGGGTGGTCGCTTCGCGAACTGGCCGCAGAGGTGCGATACGACCACGGTTACCTCGGGAAGCTGGAGCGAGGGCAGAAGCCACCAACGCCTGAGGCGGCGCGGGCGTGTGACAGGGCGTTGAACGGGGAGGGCAGGCTCCTCGCGATGCTGGCGGCACGGCCAGCGCAGCTGCCGCCGGTGGTCAGCGGATTCGTCGGCAGGTCAACGGAGTTGGACACGATCCGGAACGTGCTGCGGCGTGACAGCCCGGCGGGTGCGCCGCCGGTACTGCTCGTCAGCGGACCGCCCGGCAGCGGCAAAACGACGCTCGCCTTGAAAGCAGCCCACGACACCGCGGCCTTATACCCGGACGGGCAGCTGTACGTCGACCTCCGCGGGTACGGTCCGGCCACCTCGACGCCGCTGCGTACCGACACCGCGCTGGAGGAGTTCCTGCGGGCCTTGGATGTCTCCCACATGCCCCGCAGTCTCGCCGAGAAGACCGCGCTGTATCGATCAATCCTGAGTCACAAGCGGATGCTGATCGTTCTGGACAACGCCGCCGACCTGGCATCGGTCCAACCACTGCTGCCTGCGTCTTCGTCGTGCGCCACGCTGCTCACCAGCCGGACCGACCTGGCTGGGCTGACCCTGCGGCATGCCGGTGACCGGATCACGCTAGGTCGCATGAGCCTGATGGAGTCGTTGGCGCTGCTCCGCACGGTCTTGGGCCGCCGGGTTGATCGAGAATACAGCGCGGCTCGGGCGCTGGTGGACCTCTGCGGCCGGCTGCCCCTCGCTGTGAGGATCGCGGCGCAGCGCGCCGCGGGCGCGCTGCCACAACCGCTCACCGACCTGGTTAACGAGCTCGGCGAGGAGCACCGGCGGCTCGACGCGTTGAGCCTCGCGGGTGACGAGTCGTTGGCTATGCGGGCGGTGATCTCGTGGTCCTACCAAAAGCTGGAACCTGAGGCGGCCGTTGTTTTCCGTCACCTCGCTGCGCATCGTGGACCAGATCTCAGCGTCGCGGCCGCGGCGGCGTTGGTAGGCGCGTCGGTGCGCCACACCCGGCCCCTTCTGCGGACGCTGGCGTCCCACCATCTGATCGAACCGATCAGCTACGACCGGTTTCGGTTGCACGATCTACTGCGCGCGTTCGCGGCGAGCCATCACGACCAGGACGACGTATCGTCATCTCGGGCCGACGCGGCAGTCCGCCTGGTCCGGTGGTACCTGCGGTCGATGCGGCAGGCCAGTCAGGCGCTCGCGCCTCACACTGCCTCCGGGTGCCCCGCATTTCGCGACGAGGCGTTGGGAGAACACGAGACCTTCACCGACGACACAGCAGCATTGGCCTGGTGCGATGCCGAAACCGGAAACCTGGTGCCGGTGATCGTCCTGGCGCTGGAGGTGGGTCAAGCTGACGTGGCGTGGCAACTGGCGCTGGCCACACGGCCGTGGCTGGACGTGCGTCAGCAACGCATCTCTGATGCTCTTGGCATCCTGAATGCCGGAGTCTCCGCCGCACGGCATGCCCACAACTCTGCCGCATGGGCTCGTCTGGAGATCCTGCGCGGCAATGTCTTGCGCGTGAACGGTGAACTCGACACGGCGGCTCACGCCTACACCACCGCCGTAAGCACATTGCGCAACAGTGACACCACACACGGCTTGCCCGAGGCGCTCCTGGGCGTCGCGTTGATCGCGCTCGAACACGCCACCGTCGCGTCCGACACGGCATCCGTCGGCGCGAATGGCCAGTCTGAGCCCCTGGATCCCGACTCCTCGTCGACGGAGCTCACCTCCGCTCGAGAGGCAGCGCGAGAAGCTCTGCGTCTGTTCCTCTGGCACGACGACCGGCGCGGCGCGGCCGAGGCCATGTCGGTGCTGGCTGACAGCGACCGTGTCGATGACTCAACTGTGGGTGATCCTGATCGAGCCCATAAACAGCTGACTGCCGCGTTGCGGATGATCGAGAACCTCGACCGGGCACATCCCACCCGCGGCAACATCCACGTGCGACTATCCGAATTGCTGTTCAGCCGAGGCGAGTTCGACGCCGCACTGCAGCATGTCCGTTCGGCCGTGGTGGCCTATCGTGCGGCCCAGGATCGGTTCGGCGTTGCGGACGCACGGGTTCGGGAAGCTGAGATCTGTCAACGCCTTGGCAACACGACCGCAATGCGCGCCGCGTTGTCCGAGGCGTGGCAGCTGTACGTAGAGGTGTTAGACGTTCGCGCGACCGCGATCGGTCGACGGCTGCAAGCAACAACTCCACGGTCCGTCCAGTCGACGGACGTATCGTTGGCCGAGCCGCCGTTGAAGCCAGGCGCGGGCGGCAGTACCGGGGTCGAACTTCGGCGACGGGCGACCGATTCACCGTCGCCGTCCGCATCGACCTGCCCATAG
- a CDS encoding GGDEF domain-containing protein, translating into MLTWESIVVGSVIGVFATAEWPTVRQWALASLLVICAGVHMHATRPGEERRRAGRLRTEYVDHSGLWTFGAALALPIPMAVVFIVGIGVHRWQIARKPPCRVIFTNATIQASAVATAWWATAVPGLAWLRGDTPIPTTSMSQVAISLVSLSGVMVIYFATQTLIIGVARLCQPPGSSARSLHPSIVVRCIGTWPDNRELLLTLLAGFGCAVAANVLAGVPLVLVTIGAVAVTRKVQLAELRDRQRRLDAKTGLLNAVGWARAARTALYRHYLDHRLCAVLLVDIDHFKLINDEHGHHNGDIAIRAVGRTLQDQTRPGDLVARFGGEEFVVLLTSTVADEALATAERIRQAVAALDVRGQRSLGGTPVTMKVKVSIGLALQRAASDEDLAVVLDHILALSQLDDQSAEEMPDLLTDLESSADAALYRAKDQGRDRVVVAPHPDTAPANTPMDTSSSSWNLAFVEHHHPRDSR; encoded by the coding sequence ATGCTGACCTGGGAATCGATTGTCGTGGGCAGCGTAATAGGGGTGTTCGCCACCGCGGAGTGGCCGACAGTCCGCCAGTGGGCCCTGGCCAGCCTGTTAGTGATCTGCGCGGGCGTGCACATGCATGCCACCCGCCCTGGTGAGGAGCGACGGCGGGCAGGCCGACTCCGTACCGAGTACGTCGATCACAGCGGGCTGTGGACGTTCGGCGCCGCCTTGGCTTTACCGATTCCGATGGCGGTGGTGTTTATCGTCGGGATCGGCGTGCATCGATGGCAGATCGCACGGAAACCGCCGTGTCGAGTCATCTTCACCAACGCCACCATCCAGGCCTCAGCTGTGGCCACCGCATGGTGGGCCACCGCGGTACCGGGTCTGGCCTGGCTGCGCGGCGACACTCCGATCCCGACTACCTCGATGTCGCAGGTGGCGATCTCGCTGGTGTCGTTGAGTGGCGTCATGGTGATCTACTTCGCCACGCAGACGCTGATCATCGGTGTCGCCCGGCTGTGCCAGCCGCCCGGTTCGTCAGCCCGATCGCTCCATCCCAGCATCGTGGTGCGCTGCATTGGTACCTGGCCGGACAACCGAGAGTTGTTGCTTACACTGTTGGCCGGGTTCGGCTGCGCGGTCGCCGCCAACGTCCTGGCCGGAGTACCGCTCGTGCTGGTCACCATCGGCGCGGTGGCCGTCACCCGCAAGGTGCAACTGGCCGAACTGCGCGATCGACAGCGCCGCCTGGACGCCAAGACTGGCCTGCTCAACGCGGTCGGCTGGGCACGGGCTGCCCGCACCGCGCTATACCGTCATTACCTCGACCATCGGTTGTGCGCGGTGTTGCTGGTGGACATCGACCACTTCAAGTTGATCAACGACGAGCACGGGCACCATAACGGGGACATCGCGATCCGGGCGGTCGGACGCACGCTGCAGGATCAGACCCGGCCTGGCGACCTCGTTGCCCGTTTCGGTGGCGAAGAGTTCGTCGTTTTGCTCACCAGCACCGTCGCGGACGAGGCGCTGGCTACCGCCGAACGCATCCGTCAGGCGGTGGCCGCGTTGGACGTGCGCGGTCAACGGTCGTTGGGCGGCACGCCGGTCACGATGAAGGTGAAAGTCTCGATTGGTCTCGCTCTGCAGCGCGCCGCGAGCGATGAGGACCTGGCGGTCGTGCTGGATCACATCCTGGCGCTGAGCCAACTTGATGACCAGTCCGCCGAGGAGATGCCGGACCTGCTCACCGACTTGGAATCCAGCGCCGACGCTGCCCTGTACCGAGCCAAAGACCAGGGCCGTGATCGTGTCGTGGTCGCGCCGCATCCGGACACGGCGCCAGCCAACACTCCCATGGATACGTCAAGCAGTAGCTGGAATCTGGCATTCGTCGAGCACCATCACCCACGGGATTCGCGATGA
- a CDS encoding helix-turn-helix domain-containing protein, whose amino-acid sequence MDELVAQSRRRVGGLLRRYRKSAGLSIAALAAATQYSKSAIAKVEQGKGDLTVEMAREVDRALVTGGRFVAVLTEPRFFRPAQLPAISNSMVGMEAEVRQLEEWLARGNEGADTRRVMLVTGPPWIGTSTMALRVAHSACERGEFPDGQLYADLAGFRADRSPRNPREVLASFLRALGAWVAPDATLSELTQEYRTALAGREMVIVLDNATSVEQVEPLLPGPSATDCRVLVASRLSLARLTTTVAERLEIRTLPQAQLGDLLRRLLSPNHPITRRADAVSHLVDGAGGFPSVITMTAEWLTDNAGVPMSVERFEEALFSQVDGSPLRAALDASYDHVSSDAQRLFRLLGGLPNVATSMAAAAQLLDVSPARAAACLAELTAANFVRADSERGRYLQYPLLRRYGRFLNVAHDAVVDRDAARDRLLAWYLQTVKAAEQTIMANEARSAAHEHSGRLTRDMRFSTTASALAWMRAEGWNLAAVLELGAATRKYRLVRELAQACLAGLDAFVATSPSRWGTLWREVTMWGRQPAASVKDPDGALPPGAMAEILGRLYQQRHFVMVVDEVGDAWVERTRPERQSTA is encoded by the coding sequence GTGGATGAGTTGGTGGCACAGTCGCGGCGACGCGTCGGTGGCTTGCTGCGGCGGTACCGCAAGAGCGCGGGCCTGTCGATAGCGGCCTTGGCGGCGGCGACGCAGTACTCGAAATCCGCGATCGCGAAGGTCGAGCAGGGCAAAGGCGACCTGACGGTCGAAATGGCGCGGGAAGTCGACCGGGCGTTGGTGACAGGTGGACGGTTCGTCGCCGTGCTCACCGAACCGCGATTCTTTCGCCCAGCGCAACTTCCGGCAATCAGTAACTCGATGGTGGGTATGGAGGCCGAAGTACGACAACTCGAGGAGTGGCTGGCGCGAGGCAACGAGGGCGCCGATACTCGGAGGGTGATGCTGGTGACCGGGCCACCATGGATCGGAACAAGCACGATGGCGCTTCGGGTCGCCCATTCAGCCTGCGAGCGGGGAGAGTTTCCAGATGGTCAACTGTATGCCGATCTTGCAGGCTTTCGGGCCGACCGCAGCCCTCGGAACCCTCGCGAGGTACTCGCTAGTTTCCTGCGCGCCTTAGGCGCATGGGTGGCGCCAGATGCCACGCTCAGCGAGCTGACCCAAGAGTATCGAACCGCACTGGCAGGCCGGGAAATGGTGATCGTTCTAGACAACGCGACGTCAGTGGAGCAGGTCGAGCCGTTGTTGCCCGGCCCCTCGGCCACCGATTGCCGCGTGTTAGTGGCGAGCCGCCTGTCTCTGGCACGTTTGACGACAACGGTGGCCGAACGACTGGAGATTCGGACGCTGCCGCAGGCACAGCTCGGTGATCTCCTACGGCGATTGCTCAGCCCGAATCACCCGATCACGCGCCGGGCGGACGCGGTGTCGCACCTGGTGGATGGCGCGGGCGGGTTCCCATCAGTGATCACCATGACGGCGGAGTGGCTCACGGACAACGCGGGCGTCCCGATGTCCGTTGAGCGGTTTGAAGAGGCGCTGTTCAGCCAGGTCGACGGATCACCGTTGCGAGCAGCGCTGGACGCGTCCTACGACCACGTGTCGTCTGATGCGCAGAGACTGTTCCGACTGCTCGGGGGGTTGCCGAACGTGGCGACCAGCATGGCTGCGGCAGCCCAGCTGCTGGACGTGTCACCCGCGCGCGCGGCCGCCTGCCTGGCGGAGTTGACAGCGGCCAATTTCGTGCGGGCTGATAGCGAACGAGGCCGATACCTTCAATATCCGCTTCTGCGCCGATACGGCAGGTTCCTGAACGTCGCGCACGACGCCGTGGTTGACCGCGATGCAGCGAGAGATCGGCTGCTGGCGTGGTACCTGCAAACTGTCAAGGCCGCAGAACAAACGATCATGGCCAACGAAGCGCGGTCAGCTGCCCACGAGCATTCGGGGCGGTTGACCCGTGACATGCGGTTCTCGACCACGGCGTCAGCGCTGGCGTGGATGCGGGCTGAGGGCTGGAATCTCGCGGCCGTCCTCGAGCTTGGCGCGGCAACCAGGAAGTACCGGCTGGTGCGGGAACTCGCGCAGGCGTGTCTGGCAGGCCTCGATGCTTTCGTCGCGACGTCGCCGAGTCGGTGGGGCACGCTGTGGCGGGAGGTGACGATGTGGGGGCGGCAGCCCGCTGCATCAGTCAAGGATCCCGATGGGGCGCTGCCGCCTGGCGCGATGGCCGAAATCCTTGGGCGTCTTTACCAGCAGAGGCACTTCGTCATGGTTGTGGACGAGGTAGGAGACGCGTGGGTTGAACGCACGCGACCCGAGCGCCAGTCGACCGCGTAA
- a CDS encoding cytochrome P450 family protein, whose amino-acid sequence MTTFGGCRMAGPIPVLFSDEHYDRVIEVTDALLPLAPVRRCRIAGIFDIYLIVQYDHVRAALRDPRISKDAAGLNAILNQQLTDAGHPVGLSQMFAPNMLNSDGSIHTRLRRLVSSLFTHQQTEQLRPRIHQHAARLVDSMSTCRPVDLMSKFALPLPLTVICELLGIPQHDHDFVHAHTTALVQDDPAHAKSASDAMTDYFNGLIAAKQHSRRRPTGDLLSALIHTGDSQPLSHDELLGTLFLLFVAGHETTAGLIGNGIRWLLSDPTRWRSLATNPAGVPNAVEEVLRWDSPVRSATHRWTVEPVVYGGVSIPAGSVVLCFLHTANRDPARFDRASELDLQRDATGHVAFGHGPHYCLGAHLARLVAHVGFTELTQRFPAARLAIPEQQLRRQRSVIVNGHIEVPVLLGPRHQRTA is encoded by the coding sequence ATGACGACCTTCGGAGGATGTCGGATGGCCGGTCCAATTCCGGTTCTGTTCAGTGATGAGCACTATGATCGCGTCATTGAGGTGACCGACGCGTTGCTGCCACTGGCTCCCGTCCGGCGATGTCGAATAGCGGGAATCTTCGACATCTACCTAATCGTCCAGTACGATCACGTGCGAGCCGCGCTGCGCGATCCACGAATCAGCAAGGACGCCGCAGGGCTCAACGCCATACTCAATCAACAACTCACTGACGCTGGCCATCCCGTCGGACTGTCGCAAATGTTCGCACCCAACATGCTCAACAGCGACGGATCTATTCACACTCGGTTGCGTCGGCTGGTGTCCAGCCTTTTCACGCATCAACAGACCGAGCAACTGCGTCCGCGGATCCACCAGCATGCCGCGCGTCTGGTCGACTCAATGTCCACCTGCCGCCCGGTAGATCTAATGAGTAAGTTCGCGCTTCCCTTGCCTCTCACTGTCATTTGTGAGCTCTTGGGCATTCCGCAGCACGACCATGACTTCGTTCATGCGCACACTACAGCCTTGGTGCAAGACGATCCCGCACACGCTAAGTCGGCGTCCGACGCGATGACCGACTACTTCAACGGGCTCATCGCGGCCAAACAGCACTCGCGACGGCGACCCACCGGCGACCTCTTGTCGGCTCTGATCCACACCGGCGACAGTCAGCCTCTGAGTCACGACGAACTCCTTGGCACACTGTTCTTGCTGTTCGTGGCGGGTCATGAGACCACTGCTGGCCTTATCGGCAACGGTATCCGCTGGCTGCTGTCCGATCCCACTCGGTGGCGGTCGCTCGCAACGAATCCAGCAGGTGTTCCGAACGCCGTCGAGGAAGTGCTTCGCTGGGATTCGCCGGTTCGCTCGGCGACACATCGCTGGACCGTTGAACCCGTCGTCTACGGCGGAGTCTCGATACCCGCAGGCAGCGTCGTGCTGTGCTTCCTGCACACCGCGAATCGGGATCCTGCTCGTTTCGACCGCGCCAGCGAACTAGATCTCCAGCGGGACGCCACAGGACATGTCGCGTTTGGTCACGGGCCCCATTACTGCCTCGGTGCCCACCTGGCGAGACTCGTCGCGCACGTCGGCTTCACGGAACTGACCCAGCGATTTCCCGCAGCGAGGTTGGCCATACCCGAACAACAGCTACGACGACAGCGCAGCGTCATCGTCAACGGACACATCGAGGTTCCCGTACTCCTGGGCCCACGCCATCAGCGGACCGCTTGA